A genomic window from Flavobacterium hankyongi includes:
- a CDS encoding DUF2721 domain-containing protein, which produces MTLSIETPALLFSATSLILLAYTNRFLTIAQIIRSLKKNYEEVHNKSILLEIHNLNKRLTLIRFMQLMGVLCLFLSVFAMLLLFVEMQNVAIYLFGLSMLCLLISLGISFWEISISVNALRVHLSDLEEFSKKD; this is translated from the coding sequence ATGACATTATCTATAGAAACACCTGCATTATTATTCTCTGCCACTTCATTAATTCTTTTGGCTTATACCAACCGATTTTTGACTATCGCGCAAATTATTCGCAGTTTAAAAAAAAATTATGAAGAAGTTCATAACAAATCAATCCTTTTAGAAATCCACAATCTAAACAAGCGCCTAACCTTGATACGTTTTATGCAACTTATGGGAGTACTTTGCTTGTTTTTATCCGTTTTTGCAATGCTTTTACTTTTTGTAGAAATGCAAAATGTTGCGATTTATCTTTTTGGATTAAGTATGCTGTGCTTATTAATTTCATTAGGGATCTCATTTTGGGAAATCAGTATTTCGGTTAATGCGCTGAGAGTCCACCTTAGTGATTTAGAAGAATTTTCTAAAAAAGATTAA
- a CDS encoding EamA family transporter gives MANNNVLKGVLLVGLGATSYGMLATFVKLAYHDKGMTGLPFTPAEVITSQFILGIFVILLINAFQKAKKKSEVVKANKKDITQLMIAGTSTGLTSIFYYLAVKYIPVSIGIVLLMQTVWMGVLLEWILEKKRPSNIKIIAVLIVLAGTALATNLIQNTVTLDWRGVVLGLLAAASFTTTMFTANKVATHISSAQRSLYMLLGGAIVVFIFAFYTQATPFNYDIFMKWGVLLAIFGTVIPPMLMNAGFPHTGIGLGSIVSSLELPVSVSMAFLVLGEQVVLTQWIGIVLIIFAIIIMNIQFGKK, from the coding sequence ATGGCGAATAATAATGTATTAAAAGGAGTTTTATTAGTAGGTCTTGGAGCTACAAGTTATGGTATGTTAGCGACTTTTGTAAAACTTGCTTACCATGATAAAGGAATGACTGGTTTACCTTTTACACCAGCTGAAGTAATTACATCACAATTTATATTAGGAATCTTTGTGATTCTATTAATTAATGCTTTTCAAAAAGCTAAAAAGAAATCTGAAGTAGTTAAAGCAAATAAAAAAGACATTACTCAACTAATGATTGCTGGTACTTCTACAGGATTGACAAGTATTTTTTATTATCTAGCTGTAAAATATATCCCTGTTTCTATTGGTATTGTATTATTAATGCAAACGGTTTGGATGGGTGTTTTATTAGAATGGATTTTAGAGAAAAAAAGACCTTCAAACATTAAAATAATTGCGGTCCTAATTGTTTTAGCAGGAACTGCTTTAGCAACAAATCTTATACAAAATACTGTTACCCTTGACTGGCGAGGTGTAGTTTTAGGATTATTAGCGGCAGCTTCATTCACAACAACGATGTTTACTGCAAATAAAGTAGCGACACATATATCATCTGCACAAAGAAGTTTATATATGCTTTTAGGCGGTGCTATTGTCGTTTTCATTTTTGCATTTTACACACAGGCAACTCCTTTTAACTACGACATTTTCATGAAATGGGGTGTATTGTTAGCGATTTTTGGAACAGTTATCCCTCCTATGCTTATGAATGCTGGATTTCCTCATACAGGAATTGGACTGGGAAGTATAGTTTCATCTTTAGAATTACCAGTGTCTGTTTCTATGGCTTTTTTAGTTCTTGGAGAACAAGTTGTATTAACGCAATGGATTGGTATTGTATTGATCATTTTTGCCATTATAATCATGAACATTCAGTTCGGAAAAAAATAA
- a CDS encoding DoxX family protein yields MGLPWHLYAMALLYILAGINHFRIPKLYYKIIPPYFSNQKLLNITSGVAEIILGITLCITQLSNYAAWGIIILLIAIFPANIFMYQNDKAALGLPKWVRLLRLPLQFLLIYWAFQYTC; encoded by the coding sequence ATGGGTTTACCTTGGCATTTATATGCAATGGCTTTATTGTATATTTTAGCAGGAATCAATCATTTTAGAATTCCAAAATTATACTATAAAATTATCCCTCCTTACTTTTCTAATCAAAAGCTTTTGAACATAACCAGTGGTGTTGCCGAAATTATTCTAGGTATTACACTTTGCATTACGCAGTTATCAAATTACGCAGCATGGGGAATCATTATTCTATTAATTGCCATATTTCCTGCCAATATTTTTATGTATCAAAACGATAAAGCAGCACTTGGTTTACCCAAATGGGTAAGACTACTGAGGTTGCCATTGCAGTTTTTACTCATTTATTGGGCCTTTCAATACACTTGTTAA
- the aqpZ gene encoding aquaporin Z → MKNLIAEFFGTFWLVFCGCGSALFAAGYPELGIGFAGVSLAFGLTVVTMAYAVGHISGGHFNPAVSLGLWAGGRFDSKDLVPYIIAQCAGAIVAAGFLYLILSGKAGFAIDNTKAGAFASNGYGAFSPDGYSIVSAFVTEFILTMFFLLIILGTTDKFANTKFAGLAIGLALVLIHLVSIPVTNTSVNPARSLSQAIFAGGEPLMQVWMFWVAPIAGAIAGGFIYKSFLETKAA, encoded by the coding sequence ATGAAAAATTTAATTGCAGAATTTTTTGGAACCTTTTGGTTAGTTTTTTGCGGCTGTGGAAGTGCTCTTTTCGCAGCTGGATATCCAGAATTAGGAATAGGTTTTGCGGGAGTTTCTCTAGCTTTTGGTTTAACTGTTGTCACGATGGCGTATGCTGTAGGGCATATTTCAGGTGGACACTTTAATCCTGCTGTTTCTCTAGGGCTTTGGGCGGGTGGTCGATTTGATTCTAAAGATTTAGTGCCTTATATAATTGCACAATGTGCTGGAGCAATTGTTGCTGCAGGATTTTTATATTTAATTTTATCTGGAAAAGCAGGTTTTGCAATAGATAATACAAAAGCTGGAGCATTTGCTTCAAACGGATATGGAGCTTTCTCTCCAGATGGTTATTCTATAGTATCTGCTTTTGTGACCGAATTTATTCTAACTATGTTCTTTTTACTAATCATATTAGGAACTACTGATAAATTTGCTAACACTAAATTCGCTGGATTAGCAATAGGTCTAGCACTAGTATTAATACATTTAGTAAGTATTCCAGTAACCAATACTTCAGTAAATCCAGCTCGTTCATTATCGCAGGCAATCTTTGCAGGCGGAGAACCTTTAATGCAAGTTTGGATGTTTTGGGTTGCCCCAATTGCTGGAGCAATTGCTGGAGGGTTTATTTATAAATCATTCTTAGAAACTAAAGCAGCTTAA